ATATCAAGCATCCCGTAAGAGAATATTATTATGCAAATCACATTCGTtttaagtaaaaaacaaaaaaaaggctCACTAGATTGGCTTCGGTCCAGCCGATGTTGATCTCTTTACAAGCCAATCTGCGCCAAAACCAAATCGGTTTAGATTTGGTTATTAATTAAGTTGGATTAAAACCCGGTTAAGATTAATCATAAACCGGTGGTGAGCTTTATTTTACCCCATGGCGAGGAGAGTGAGCGACCAGGAGACGAGAGAGGAAGCGGCGGCGGAGTGGAGATTCAGAGAGTCCCACTCAAGAACGTTCATGATCCCGCTGAGTGACGTCGCCATTCCGACGACCCCGGCGATCAACGAGAATATTACGAAAAAACCAGTCGCCATGTTCCCCACCGGGAAGTATATCGGGAAGATCTTCGCCGGGAGAGAGAGCACCGACGCTGCATAAACCAGAAGAAGATTTGATTGATCACATTCAATCATGAAAGTAGTTGGATCattatgttttgttaattaCCGGACTCGCGAGCTCTCTCGATGCCGTGATTAACAGCCCAGGCAGCGATGACG
The window above is part of the Brassica napus cultivar Da-Ae chromosome C3, Da-Ae, whole genome shotgun sequence genome. Proteins encoded here:
- the LOC106385134 gene encoding membrane protein PM19L; translated protein: MASGGSKSAAFMLLLLNLGLYFVVTVIAAWAVNHGIERARESASVLSLPAKIFPIYFPVGNMATGFFVIFSLIAGVVGMATSLSGIMNVLEWDSLNLHSAAASSLVSWSLTLLAMGLACKEINIGWTEANLRTLEVLTIIVSGTQLLCTGAIHVGAGETAAGERPHAGRV